In Novosphingobium sp. 9U, the genomic window CCGCCCGACGTAGCAGTAAGCGCAAGCCATGGCGCACCCGTTGGAAGACGAGGGGGCGATGAAGTCTGCCGAGCGGCCGTTCGGGCGCATGGCTAACCCCCTTCTTCACGCCCAACACCAGGATCTCGCATTTGACCCGAAGCCAGTTATCCGCGAGCGCCGGGTCGGATAGTTCAGGTATTTTTCCAGTGGCTCGGCACTTCCACGCGTTTGGCGTCCGGGAAACGCGTGAGTACCTGGCGGCCTCGTTCGTACGAGGTGACGACGGGCTCCATGTAGATGAGCTTCGGGTCTATCAGTGTTCGGGGTGGAGCAATTGCTCAGGCGGTCAGCTCAGGCCGGGCGAGAGCCGCTTCGCAGAAGCTCACCGGGAAGGCCGCGGCAGGTGGGGCACCAGCCTCGAGTTGCGCTCGTACAGCGATCGAAGCCGTTGAGCTAATCCGATGAAGGGTTTGGCTCAACCCGTCGCGCGTGCAGCCACGTGGGCCGGATCGTTCGCAAGAACCTGGCATTCGATAATAACCGCTTGGTCTTTGCGCCGTTCCCCCTTCAAGTCGCAGCAAGCGAATGCATCGGACATGCGGCACACCAACACAGACCGGCCTCGGAAAGAAGCGAGCGGGTGGTCAACACTGGCGGCGCCATAGGGATCGCGTTTGCTCGCGCGAGGCTTCGCTGACCCTGGCCGAGTGCGGCGACGCCGAATCGGACGTCGCCCAGGCCCGTGGCACTCGGCGGGGCCAGGAAAGCCGCAAGGACAAGGGATGCACGAGCGATCAAACCCGCTATGCGGGCGAATGGCCGAGCAATCCGCCGGATCAGCCTACAGGACATAATGGCAAACTACCGATCTCCAGCCCTGAGCGCCTATGCCGCCCTGGCACTCACGATGCTGTTCTGGGCAGGTAACTCGATCGTGGGACGGGCTGTTCGCGGCGACATTCCGCCGTTCACGCTCGCATTCGGGCGATGGACGTTGGCGCTTCTGGTTTTGACCCCGTTCGCAATGCGGAGCGTCGCTGCCGATTGGCCTCTCGTGCGTCGTGGCTGGCGGCCGATACTGTTTCTAGGATTGGTCGGCGTCGCGGCATTTAACGGCTTTTTGTACTCGGGTCTGCGCTACACGTCGGCTTCGAATGGATTGCTGCTGCAGGCACTGATCCCCGGCATGGTACTGCTCATCGGAGTGTCTGTGTTCCGGGACAAGGCCCGCCCGGGCCAGGTTCTAGGCGTGCTGCTATCCACGTTTGGCGTCACCGTGATCGTCTTTCGTGGTGACATCGGCACCGTCCTTCGCCTCGGCTTGGGACCGGGAGACGGCTTGGTCCTGTGCGGTTGCGTTGCTTGGGCGATCTACACGGCCTGCCTGCGCTTACGGCCGGACATCCGACCCGTGACATTCCTGTTTGCCACGTTTTGTGTCGGGGCCGCTGCCATGGCGCCGTTCTCGGTGCGCGAACTCGCCACGGTGCGGATCGTGTGGACGCCGAAGGTGGTGGCTGCGTTTGGCTACGTGGCGATCTTCCCCTCACTGTGCGCCTATCTGCTGTACAATGGAGCGGTGGCACGGCTTGGGTCCGGCCCGGCAGGCCAGATGATCAGCCTCATGCCGCTGTTCGGCTCACTACTGGCAGCGCAACTGCTTGAAGAGCAACTGCACCCTTATCACGCCCTCGGCATGGCGATGATCCTTGGTGGTATCGTGTTGAGCTGGGTGTCGGGAATTAGAAGTTCACGAGATCGCGACATTGATGGAGAGCAACCAGAGCGTAGCGGCTCTGGTCGATAATGAATGGCAGCATATGGAAAGCGCTCAGGCACCGCCGGATGATCGAATGCGGGTGTCTCGTACGACCTACAGGCGAGCCGCACAATCCCGCGCGACCTCCTGACACTACCCCGAGTGCGGCCCAGTTCGCCGCCACAGCTTGTCCGGCTAAGAACGCGCTCGACTGCATCGCTACTCATGCGCCCCTGTCAACTCGGGCCGAAATGATCAAGTTGAGCCGAGAAAGCGATGGTCGCACATGACTGAAGAGAAAGCGGCAGTGACCGCGGACGAGAAGAGCGTGATCCGTTCGCTTGTTCGCTCGATCCGAGTCATCAGAGCACCGCCATCGAGCTCGGCGCGGATGGCACCTCGCGCTCCGTCCTGTCGAACGCGTCGGGCCTTGTCACCAAGGGTGTGTAGGAGTCGCCGTTCAGCCCAGAGGTCGCTACGCAGCGCCGAAACTCACTCGTCCGTCATAGCAGTAGCTTAAAGCGATCCAGCGCACGTGGTGCCGCGTGTCACGAAGGCTTCTTGCGGATTGCATCGGCCTGGCTGTCGAGTGACTCACCAGCTTGCTTAGCGGAGCGCCGGATGGTATCCGCTTGCTTCTCCAGGGCATCCGCACGCTCGTCAGCCGTGGTGCGCACCTCATCTGCCTGGTCCTCGGCCGCGTCTGCCTGCGCTTCACGCGCTTTGGCTTGATCCCGTTCGGCCCGATCCTGGATCTCGCCCACCCTTTCGCTCGGTCCGGAAGTCACGACTTTGTCCTCGATCCCGGCTGCGGCGTCGGCCTTTTCCCCGGCTTGCTCATGCGGGCCATCACATCCGATCAGCGAAATAGCGCACGCAAGTGCGGCCAGACGCAAGAGCCGGTTCATACTTGGGACTCCTCAGTGGTTTGGCTGGACATGCCGGGCCGGATAATGGTGCTCGATTGCGGCGGGATGCCCGATGATGTGGTGGCGCCTGCGCCGGAGATCCGGCGCACCAGATTGGCTGCGGCGTCACGCCCGCCAAGGCCGAAGGCCAGGGCAAATGCGACTGCGATGGCACCGAGGATGAGGCCGAACGCCAGATTGATGATGTCGTCGGCCAAGCCCATGAAGCGCAGGCCGATGGCCGTGCCCAGAATGATGATCGCGATCTGCACGATCTTCGCCGTCAGGTCTGCGCCCGAGCCGCCGCTGGCCTTAATCACGGTCGCGACGAGCTTGGCAATAGCAACAGCCGCGGCGATGATCACGGCGCCGAAAACGACCGATCCCAGCAACGTCAGGATCTCTGCCATCATGCGTGATCCATAGGCGAAGTTCAGCTGGCGGAACGCTTCCATCAGCCCGAAGATCATGATCGCGACGAAGACGGCGCTGCCTAGCAGCTTCGATGGCACCAGTGCTGTGCTCGCCGGGGCCAACGTCGGCTCTGCTGATGCCTGTTTGGCTGCTGGAAATACGCCCAAGGCGGAAATCGTGCGGTCAAAGCCGGTGCTGCTCAGGAACTGCGTGAGGAGCTGCGAGGCGAAGCGGCCGATGACGTAAGCCAGCGCCAGGATGATCGCAGCGGCCACGACATGCGGAATGCTGTCCAATATGATGCGCAGCATCGCAGTCGCCGGGTCGGAGATCGCACGAATGTTGAGCTGGTCTAACGCGGCGATCGCGACGGGAATGATGATGAGTGCAAAGACGATGCCGCCAATCATGCGGGGCAGCGTGGTCGGGTCCGATTTGGCCATGCCCGCATGTTCGGCTAGCTTTTCGGTGCGGGCGGCGGTCAGGACAGCCTCAATGGCCTTCCTTGCCACGCTCGCGACGATGTAGCCGACAAAGAAGATCAGCACGGCGCCGATAATATTCGGGATCGCCGCCCCGAAAGTGTTTAACATTCGGCCGATGGGACTAGTAGCAGCAGCAAGGCCGAGCGGTTGCGCCGCCAGGACGAGTGCAATCAAAATAACGATCCAGAACGCCGCATCGCCGACCTGCGCACCAACGCTCTTGGGGTGACGTCCGGCCGCCTCGGGGACACCGGCATGGCGATGGGCGTGCCGGGCGAGCGGGGTGCGGTTTACGAGCGCTGCAACGCCCCACTTAACGGCCTTCGCGACGAGGTAGCCGACGAGCAGGATGACGGCGGCCGCCAAGATACGCGGGCCCCATTCCTGCACATAGAGCATGGCGGTGTCGCCAAAGTTGCGCGTCCCGGCGAGCACGCCATCCGCTGTCACGTAGTTCCCGTTCATCGCCCCTGCTCCTGTGCACGCTCAAATAGATGCGCCCTGCGCGCGCTAACGCGCGCGCAGGGCTCTGCCGGTTAGATGCCGGTTTTGTTCTTCCCGAAAGTATCGGTCTTTTCAAAGGTCGAGCCGGTGCGGGTTTCCACATCGTCGGTGTCGCGATCGACTTCGACGTCGCTGCGGCGCACCGTGTCGGACACGTCCTCGACATGCTCCTCGGCGGTCTTGGAAACGACCACTTCCTCGACAACCCGCGCGGTCTTGCCGACGACTGCCTCTTCGCCGGTAGCAGTCATGTCGATCGAGCGCTCACGGAACGCATCGGTGTCAGCTGCCGACAGCGGCTGATCGACCGGGCGACGCTCGACATTGATGCGTTCGTTGCGGAGGCGAACCTGCTCGTGGACCGGCGTTTCCGTCACATACGAGCGGACGCGCACACCTCCGCGATTGACGTCGCGCTTGCCGACGACGAGCTGTTCTTCGACTACAGGGATGACTTCCTCACGCTCGGCGCCAACTGCGCGGTCGTTCAGGCCCGTGGTGCCCGAAGCGCCGCCCAGTGCACCCAGCGTGCTCGCGGTGCCGACACCGGCAGTGTTGGCGGAGTAATCCCACCCGGACGAGCGCCACTGGCTGGCGCGATCGTCAATGTCGATCGAGCCCGCTTCCTCAAGCACGCGGACGGCTTCATCCACGCAATCGTCGTCCACGTCGGCGGTCAGCAGCACGCCTCCGCGGCGCAGGCCTTCCTCGTACGTGTGGCGATCTTCGTCGGGCAGGAAGGCGTTCTTGATCGAGTCCCAAATGCCGCGGTCTTCGTGGGTCGAATAGCCCTGCTCGCGGTGACCGGCACTCGACTTATCGTGAACATGCACGTGATCGGCATCGACGTTTGCGGCTTGGAGCCGAGCCTTCGCCGCTTCGGCGTCTGATCGGCTATCGAACATCGCGGTGATGGTGCTGGACATGGGTATTCTCCTGCTTCTCTGGGGGGGATAGGAAGTGGATTAGCGAGCGGTCACGACCAGCTCGGTGCGGCGGTTCTCGAAGCGGCCGGCGGCGGTCGCATTCGTGTCGACCGCATCGTTCTCGCCGCCGGAAACGGTTTCGATGCGCCCCTCGTCAACGCCCTTGGCGACCAGCGCGGCCTTCACGCTGTCGGCGCGGGCCTTGCCGAGCGCAATGTTGGCCGGCTCAGTACCACGGGCGTCGGCATAGCCGGCGATGCGGATGCGGGCGTTCGGATACTGGACGAGGGTGCCTGCGATCTGGTCGATTTCAGCAGCGTCAGCAGGGCGGATATCGCTCTTGGCGCTGTCAAAGTTCAGCTTCTCGAAGGTGAATGTGCGCGGCGTCGGTTCAGTACCGGCAAGATAGGTGCCAAGGCCAGAGGTGCCGGCCAAAGCGGCCGAGCCTGACGCGTTCGGAGTTGTTGCCACCACATCTGTTGCGGCGCCGGCGGGGCTTTCTGTGGCGATATCCACCGGTGTGACAACGGCTTTGTCGTCCCGGTCGCAGCGGCTCAGAGCCAGCAAGAGCGCGAGCAGCCCCAGCGCGAGAAGCAGCCAAGGGAGCCAGTTGAAACCCTTCTTCTTCTCGATGTGGACGTGGCTCGGCGCGCCGTCACGCCGGTCATTGGGGTTAGCCATCAATCGCTCTCCTTTGGATCCAGATCATGCCGTTCGATGTCGACGTCGGTGCGGCGAAGCGTCGCTGGCAGTTCTACTTGCTCGGTTTGCACGGTGCGGCGCAGGTGCAGTTCCTCGACAAGGAACAGCCGCTTTTCCACCACGAGCCGCTCCTCGAGCACCGGAACGATCGTGACGTCACCTTCGATCCGGACCTCTGGTGCTCGCGACACCTCGATGTTTTTAAGAAAACGAGTTACCTCGACGTGCTCACGGCGAACCTCGTCTCGAACAACGACGTGCCGCTCGTGTTTAGAGGTGCGCACATCTACACGTTCGGTCGCGATCGAGTGCTTGAGTACGCGCGCTTCCTCTTCCACAATTGGTATGTGCAATTCGTCAGACATGGCTGGCCCTGCTATAAGACCACTAAACATCTCCAGCGGGGATGCCGTTCCCGTTCGGATATGCGCAGCCAACAGCCATGGTACAAAAAGACTACTCTGTCGGTGACCCGTGGCGGCGGTACGCCGACTGGTTAAGGAACATCGCCACGATCGCTGCGCTATGAGGTCATGGTAGATCCCTATCCGCATCGCCTCGCCGGCAACACTCTGCGGCATCTGGAACAGGTCATCGGCGGCTTGAGTGCTGGCGTGATCCTCGTCGACCTTGCCGGCACGATCCTGTGGGCCAATGACGCGGCTCTGGCGATGCACGGTGTGAAGGCCATCAGCGAGCTTGGCGCTACTGCGGACGAGTACGCCATGCGGTTCGCGCTAAGCCTGCGCAATGGCAAGAGGCTGGCAAGCAGAGAATACCCCGTAATGCGGGTGCTGGCCGGTGAAAGTGTTCCCGACATGATCGTGGAGGTGACGGCAAGCGGTGCTCCGGAACCCCGTTGGACGCATGAAGTGCGTGACGTTCTGATGACCGGCGATGACGATGAGCCGGAGTGCCTCGCCTTGGTGATCCAGGACGTTTCGGAGCAATATGAGGCCGAGGAGCGGTTCGAGACCATGTTCCAGGCCAACCCGGCGCCGGCTCTGATCATGCGACTGGCCGACCAGCGCTTCTCCCGCGCGAACCGAGGGTTCCTGGAGATGACAGGGCTCGGACGCACTGCAGTGGTTGGGCGTAGCTTGTATGAGTTCGACATCTTGAATGGCGCTGAACGGCTTCAGCTTGCCAAGGACCGGCTCGCCGAAGGGAAGACGATCCCGCAAATGGAGGCAGAGCTGCCGCTGGCCGGGCGTCATACTAAGCTGGTGATCGTCGCCGGGCAGCCGATTGAGATTGGCGATGACAAGTGCATGCTCTTCACGTTCGCGGATTTGGAGCCGCGCCGAAAAGCCGAGCGCTCGCTGCGCAACAGCGAGGCCCACTTCGCCGCCTTGTTCCGCATGGCGCCTGTCGCCATGGCGCTGACCTCCTGGAAGGACAACCGCACGATGGAGGCCAATGACGCGTTCTGGCGGCTCACCGGCTACTCGGCGACTAACTTCATCGGGCGGTCCGGTGGTGACCCAGAACTCTGGGCTAATGTCGCTGAACGGAACGCTGCTGAGAAGGAGATCGAGCACGCAGGTGGCGTCCGAAATCGCGACGTGCGCCTGCTTAACGCGCGCAACCAGCCAGTCGACTGCCTGCTCTCGGCCGAACGTGTCTCTCTGCACGGTGAGGACTGTATCTTGTGGCTGTTTCAGGACATCAGCGCGCGGCGTGCCAGCGAGCTCGAATTGGCAGACGCAATCGAGGCGGTGATGAAGGATGCGAGTTGGTTCAGCCGCTCGATCATGGATAAGCTGACGGCCCTGAGAGAGCCGCACGCCGCCGAACCGAAGCCAGAGGTGCTCGATCTCACCCC contains:
- a CDS encoding mechanosensitive ion channel, which gives rise to MNGNYVTADGVLAGTRNFGDTAMLYVQEWGPRILAAAVILLVGYLVAKAVKWGVAALVNRTPLARHAHRHAGVPEAAGRHPKSVGAQVGDAAFWIVILIALVLAAQPLGLAAATSPIGRMLNTFGAAIPNIIGAVLIFFVGYIVASVARKAIEAVLTAARTEKLAEHAGMAKSDPTTLPRMIGGIVFALIIIPVAIAALDQLNIRAISDPATAMLRIILDSIPHVVAAAIILALAYVIGRFASQLLTQFLSSTGFDRTISALGVFPAAKQASAEPTLAPASTALVPSKLLGSAVFVAIMIFGLMEAFRQLNFAYGSRMMAEILTLLGSVVFGAVIIAAAVAIAKLVATVIKASGGSGADLTAKIVQIAIIILGTAIGLRFMGLADDIINLAFGLILGAIAVAFALAFGLGGRDAAANLVRRISGAGATTSSGIPPQSSTIIRPGMSSQTTEESQV
- a CDS encoding YsnF/AvaK domain-containing protein; the protein is MSSTITAMFDSRSDAEAAKARLQAANVDADHVHVHDKSSAGHREQGYSTHEDRGIWDSIKNAFLPDEDRHTYEEGLRRGGVLLTADVDDDCVDEAVRVLEEAGSIDIDDRASQWRSSGWDYSANTAGVGTASTLGALGGASGTTGLNDRAVGAEREEVIPVVEEQLVVGKRDVNRGGVRVRSYVTETPVHEQVRLRNERINVERRPVDQPLSAADTDAFRERSIDMTATGEEAVVGKTARVVEEVVVSKTAEEHVEDVSDTVRRSDVEVDRDTDDVETRTGSTFEKTDTFGKNKTGI
- a CDS encoding DMT family transporter encodes the protein MANYRSPALSAYAALALTMLFWAGNSIVGRAVRGDIPPFTLAFGRWTLALLVLTPFAMRSVAADWPLVRRGWRPILFLGLVGVAAFNGFLYSGLRYTSASNGLLLQALIPGMVLLIGVSVFRDKARPGQVLGVLLSTFGVTVIVFRGDIGTVLRLGLGPGDGLVLCGCVAWAIYTACLRLRPDIRPVTFLFATFCVGAAAMAPFSVRELATVRIVWTPKVVAAFGYVAIFPSLCAYLLYNGAVARLGSGPAGQMISLMPLFGSLLAAQLLEEQLHPYHALGMAMILGGIVLSWVSGIRSSRDRDIDGEQPERSGSGR
- a CDS encoding OmpA family protein, which encodes MANPNDRRDGAPSHVHIEKKKGFNWLPWLLLALGLLALLLALSRCDRDDKAVVTPVDIATESPAGAATDVVATTPNASGSAALAGTSGLGTYLAGTEPTPRTFTFEKLNFDSAKSDIRPADAAEIDQIAGTLVQYPNARIRIAGYADARGTEPANIALGKARADSVKAALVAKGVDEGRIETVSGGENDAVDTNATAAGRFENRRTELVVTAR
- a CDS encoding YsnF/AvaK domain-containing protein; the encoded protein is MSDELHIPIVEEEARVLKHSIATERVDVRTSKHERHVVVRDEVRREHVEVTRFLKNIEVSRAPEVRIEGDVTIVPVLEERLVVEKRLFLVEELHLRRTVQTEQVELPATLRRTDVDIERHDLDPKESD
- a CDS encoding PAS domain-containing protein, whose product is MVDPYPHRLAGNTLRHLEQVIGGLSAGVILVDLAGTILWANDAALAMHGVKAISELGATADEYAMRFALSLRNGKRLASREYPVMRVLAGESVPDMIVEVTASGAPEPRWTHEVRDVLMTGDDDEPECLALVIQDVSEQYEAEERFETMFQANPAPALIMRLADQRFSRANRGFLEMTGLGRTAVVGRSLYEFDILNGAERLQLAKDRLAEGKTIPQMEAELPLAGRHTKLVIVAGQPIEIGDDKCMLFTFADLEPRRKAERSLRNSEAHFAALFRMAPVAMALTSWKDNRTMEANDAFWRLTGYSATNFIGRSGGDPELWANVAERNAAEKEIEHAGGVRNRDVRLLNARNQPVDCLLSAERVSLHGEDCILWLFQDISARRASELELADAIEAVMKDASWFSRSIMDKLTALREPHAAEPKPEVLDLTPREREVLGLICEGFDDKVIAKRLALSGNTVRNHVAGIYGKIGVNRRAAAIAWARERKLT